Genomic window (Drosophila sulfurigaster albostrigata strain 15112-1811.04 chromosome 2R, ASM2355843v2, whole genome shotgun sequence):
ttgtaaggtgtgtttctgaaagcagcattacgtcgatttgattgtcgagtaggaattgagctaactcaacttatgctgtgaaacgccgttagcgttccacgtagagatccgtaggggagtcattatttggattgttgtgaaaccagcatttcaatcaatagattttggtttcgcattaaatcttgcatagctgtgcgcataaatgacataaattctgtaaggctttgttgtaagctgcatatcatagcttcgaagttgcttttgactgctccggcgattgatgttgctgagccatgttcggttcttggtatgctgattgcagaaatgaactTTGAGGCAGGGATAGccggtcctgattttaaagcgcttgcgtatgtcacacttttgtcagagttaataggtcctagtgaggatctggctgcagtcgagaagaagacttcagggtttgatctggagactttcaacgttttattttgggtgcgggcggtaattccttttgatgaatgcggcttttcagatccttataaactgggcaacctctatagttagcagtgtgattgccaccgcagttgccgcacttttcgagttgcagtcatctttgctcgctgggcagtgtgcggagtcatgaagctctccacaaactacacacaccgggcgcagtttacagtatgaccttgtatgaccatattcttggcagttcgcacattgtaccggaccattgcgtttgtgcggttcctcaactgtaattcggcgatgcagcaggaactgaagattgtatatagggtgcacttcgtatttcttcaggggcttattgtctggctcgagctcaaccttaaagagtggctgcggctttctatccctgttaaggatattgaagactgtctttgcgctaaatcccttctcttgtagtgcctttgttatctctgcaggcgttacttcagattctatacccttgagtacgacttgcaaacccttgctgcttttaagctgatacgtgtaaaagttctttttattatcggtaagatatttcgataatactctgtaattatcttcagacttcatttgaacttttgtttcgtgaatgttgccctttacaaggggtattatgtggaagttatccttgccaataagctcaataattttgttgacgagaacattggaacttttttctcgtatataaataggcggaggctttggcttccttttcctcgacttcagtagattcggccgcctcaacctcataggcgtctgccaagattttgaatcggttcgagttcatgtccgtttctattgcagctaggctagcattgccacgggttattttgtgttgagaatttagagggctcatctttctttttaatttgaatgtagcgatccattccagtctgcacagccggcttaataggttcattgtttttgttctttttttcgggcagcgcagcgacagacgtagtaatgtttgcgctgctagctgatgatgtcgttaaacgcgctgtcgatacagttgcggttgttgttgttgttacggttGACGTTGTCAGCGAAATTACGGTGCTGGTTACTGCGCTTTTAGGCTGCAGAGACATCGATGGTAGCGAGGGAGAGCATGAGCGCGCTCTATTACTCTCTACGTTTAAGAATTCGGTCGAGTTGGGGGTAATTGACCGCACTTGATCAGAGCTTGCATTATATTCGGTCGCTTTAAAAGAGAAGTACgcgttgtttcgttgttgtgagagccgtctctcgtcttgctcacggtgacgttgtgcacgaatgtcgttttgactcattgtaatcgagattgattaattagagttttaattgttatgatttatattaattaattaatcaatcaatataaacattagcgatttcatcgcaaagagcgtcttttcgcgatattgtagattttttaaaccagtcactgcacttatgtgatcttattgaatatttttcccggagcacaataaatacacgtcTGCATGCGACGACGGTCGGATATTGATCTCCAGACCAAATTtgaacaatacaaaaatttgttgctgccaattttgaattttgcgaACGTAATCCCTTAATTAGTACTGAATCCATGTTTCGCCGAACACTCCTTCGCTTAACACGAGGATTTCGAGGAACGTAACCCCCGTGTTAAGCGAGGGCCAAGTGTACATCATCGTTAAACGATTGTATGTAACTGCGATGAAACTGGCGCAACTTGAGCAGGAAAACAAGCAGCTGCAAACAGATTTTAAGGTGAAATAAGTCGATCTGAAGTACCTTGAAAACAAGCTGCAGGAGAAAGAGGTACGAATAAAGCTTAATACATTCCAATGTTAATAAATTCGTTCAATACTAATTTTAATCATGTCTTGAAGGTTGAGCTATCAGGATTAAAAGGCGAGTTGCAGAAGCTAACAGACAACTATGCTGCAAAGATCAAGGACTGTGCACAATGCGAACAAAAGTAGCCGAATTGGAAATTAAGTTGAAGGAAAGTGTCTGAAACTAGTTGTTGGGATTTTCACTTTTGCACTgctaataattttgtatttcccCTGTaattacacacaaaaatgaaCGCGAGCAACcaaattcttattaaaagCTTGCACAAaagccatttgccattttcaaataatttttttcatatttttctacaGAAGTGATTATTAATATACGCTgaataaaatcttttaattttttgactCGATGGATCCCCCAATTCAGAATTCAGAAGAATAGGTTAATTgctcaataaatcaaaaatttatgttttccatttaaaaCAAGGTGAATTTGTGCTTGCAGTATTCATGCATtctcatcattattatttttttgttcaatttcttttttttttttgcctataCCATAACTTTCAGATTAATATAATTAGACACTTATTACATATGCGCATACATGTAAAACGTATGTATTTAATCGATGGATGCGTATTTAGTAGATTCGTCATCATAATTGGgctctatatatttttgtgcaaaGTTTTCAAGCGGCGTACGTTGAAACCAACTTGGTAGACGGTTGGGAGGCAATCTTTTAACACGGCCACAGTCCGGGTAACATATATCGTCGATACAACCCCAGCACTTTGAGTAAGTGCATGTTAATCTTGTgtcacatttaaaattgtcgTTATTACAATAATCGCCCACTCCCTGAGAAATAGCCTTGATAATTGCGCAGTCCTTTTGTGTATGTTGCCTTTTACATGGGGTGTTTGAAGTAGTCCTATAGATAGTTGTAAATGTTGTAGCATCGATTCTTAGCTGATTATTATATAATGTGTACTCACATAGCATGACACTGTTGCCAAAtgacaaaaattataatgagTCCGAGCAACGATCGGGCATTACCGAGTCCATGTCGAGTCAAGTGTTGGTTGCGCATTTTCATTGCGTTTCTAGTGCCAGAAAATCTTCTTCTGTTTTTCCTATTGGCATTGATACGCTTTTATACTCAAATTGTAGTCAATATATCCTTAATTGAATGCTAAtctatgtaaatatataattgataaaCTACAATTAATGAAAAAGTGCTTAGTCAATTGATTGACAATTATGCATGCAGTGaagtataaaatttatgaacgCCCAACCCAAGCGTGCAAAGAGATACTAGTTCAATGCCAATGTCAGTAAAAATGGATTTCACCGATTCACTGACTTTCGGATTGACAcactttataattaaatttcaaatggtagcaaaatattttatttcagttatttacttcattaattaaatttgtaacatTATGAGAATAGATTAATTTTCAAGTGAAATGTTGGATTTTATACAATACTCTTTCGGCACGCCGCCTTGAAGTGCTCAACAGAACATGGTTTCATAGGTTTTGCTTTATTATAGTTCAAGTAAAACATGTCTTGAGCAACAATGGCATCTCGGTAAAAATATGGATTGGTAAAACTGAATATATAAAAgttgattaaaaattataatttagatCAATTATATAGCTACCTCTTGGGCATTTTTGTAGAAAGCGACGAGGTCGATACTTCAAATCCCAAATAAGGGCAATTTGTGTAAtacgaaaatgaaaagtttgaGTAGTATTGAAAAAATTTGGTTAATATTTTTCGTGTTTCGGTCTCATTAACTATGATTTTGCTCATATTAAAGGATGATAATTTCAACTCAATGAAATCGACATCACAATCTAGAagtaaaacaattatatttatatgtaaataaatgtatgtgtaaatatatcataatataattagtttttaCGCACCTTTACTTGtgattaattgatttttgagAAAATGTTGAATTCCTGGTAGAAATTTTGCTACTTGTAAGAAATAGATGACCATTTTGACAATTATGTGGCTTCGGAAGCTTCCGCTTAGATTGTGTTTATTTGTCCAATCTCTCAAATAAATAACCATATAACGAGCTGGCAAAAGTTTGAAATACGGgatcattttaatatttaagtgtAGTGACTTTTAAGTTAGTTTACCTATGGGTTGCAAGTCAAATATATACTTCACCAGTTTATTCTTACAATAAGCAAGATCGCCGCTACAATTTATATCGTATTGTAAGTTCATCGGAACACTCACAGCCCGAATATCATGGCATTTAGCATCTAGCATTTCATCTAGTGCTGCAAAAACATCGAGGTTTGGCACCATCGAGGTTTCcgatgttttaaaaaaaaaaaaaacatcgatagTATCGATGTTtagaacaatttttttgtaattatttgatatacaagtttaaaatcttaaataaaagcgagttttttttctaaaccaaaacaaataataaatttaattcaacgAATAgtaagcaaatcaaaaataacaaataaacaaaataataataacagccTTCAAGGCCAAAAGCTCTGCTTTGAGATCTGTTGAGATCGTTGGacttataataaatgttaatagttataataattattcgaTTATCCATTGATTTTTGCTAAGAAACACTATTTTATCCACATTTGAGGGCTTAAGGGATGCccttttatttgaaattataattccAGCTTTGCTGAAAATCCCAAACCTGCTTCGCGCGCTTTTAGTAAATTTTGTGATGGTAATCCATTCAAACAAAACATCGATAGCGCaaaaaaacatcgatgttttctttaaaaaataaaaacatcgaTAGTATCGACGATAGTGTGCCGATGTTTTCGCAGCACTAATTTCATCTGATTTAATGGCATATTTTATGCGCGTAATATTCTGCTCGATGAAACCATTATCTTGATGGTAATGgagtaaatattttgaacatGACATCAATGTTTCACATCTTACCAATTTTAACACAAACATCAAAATCTGACCTCTCATTACCCACGCCTAAAAAGCGTGATCCAAAAAGAAACACTTGTACCGCATTTCCAGGGAATTGGCTTTTTAGAAAAACTTTCAAGTCATGTAGGTCATTATTGGGATCACTTTGTACGAGGTTTGAAATATTAACCAGATTCATTAGGTTGGGCCAAAATGAAGTAGATTCTATAGAATTTTAGATTCGtgtaaaaaaaatcataatgctttaaaaaaaaacttacagCTTGCCATTTTTGATGGGAAAAATTGTGAAGAAAAAACGTCCAAATTAATCAACTTCTAAGCTCGCAATGCTCGAAACTTCAAGCAGTGTGGCCAtaagttttatataaatttacactcaaaatataccatttaataAAGAATTGGGACTAAAATTAGCTAATGATTTCGTCAATTATTTGAAACTCTATATCGATTCATTGTGGGGTTCTGGCAACTGttaacttatttaataaatgtattatcgaaatgtgaaatttatattaaagcaacataaataaatattttatatgaaaccatatagatttttttgtcaaatattaattattctcATTGTTAGCTTTTAGTTTCGATTAATCGATAAGATCTCGCATCGtgtactttaaataaaataataaaattttatacacaaaatactgaaaataaagaaactagTTGGATTTTCACTTTTGCACTGCTAATAATTGTGTACTTCCCCCTGTaattacacacaaaaatgaaTGCGAGCAATGTAAACTAAACTCTTAACGAACTAAACAATTTTAgcaaattatcaaaaattccTATTCTCCCCGAAGATCACTTTACTGGTAAATGAATACatgtgcatacatatgtgtatgtaagtatgtatgaaTGCATgaatgtatgcatgtataaATTCATGTATGTTtgaatgtatgaatgtatgtaagtatgtacatatgtatgtagaaacAAATGACATCTGGAAATTGAAGAAGAATTAGGAGAAAAATTTAGTTGTATAGAATATGTATTAGGAGCAACAagatgtacatatatgtacatatatatctatatatatgtgtataatgCATATAGTAGTGcagatatgaaaatatttttcaaatgcaaataaccgactgtaaaaaaaaagtgacaCCAGATTCAACGGCATTCTttccataatttttattttgctcacACGTGTATCAAGTTGGGCAGTTATGTTATCGTTAAGTGATGCCTTTGGATTGTTTGATTTGACAGTAGAAAACTTGATAAGCTAATAAATGAGTTAACTAGTTTTCATTGATAATTTCAAAAAGTGTTCTACGCACAAACCGCCAACGAGACTGATACTAATCTAAACAGCTTTATAGTTTGCTAACAAGCTCGCTTATCAGCTAAAGCAGCGACTAAGAGAGCTTCGTAACAAGCATGAAGGAGACTTTcattgcagcaacagcagctgataAGCTAAGCTGATAGGAAAACGACTCAAAAGACTGTATAAGCTGTTTAGCTCTCAGTTTTCTAATTCGCAGCGTAGAGTGAGCAACACAAGCGGCGGATACTTGCTAAAATGGTAGTTGAGAAGGTTGTCTTGGCATATTCTGGTGGCTTGGACACGAGCTGCATACTCAAGTGGCTGCTGGAGCAACAGTATGAGGTCATATGCGTGATGGCTGATGTTGGGCAAAAGGAGGATTTTGAGGCAGCCCGTCAAAAGGCGCTCAAGATAGGTGCCAAACAAGTAAGAGCAGCTCACAAACACAATTAACTTTTTGCGTGTGTCAAATGCTGATAATGCTACAATGTTGCAGGTAGTTGTTGCCGATGTCAAACAAAGTTTTGTCCAGCACTATATTTGGCCGGCGATCCAAATGGGTCTTATCTACGAAGAACGTTATCTGCTTGGCACCTCCTTAGCCCGACCGTGCATCAGTGTTGCCCTAGTGGAAGCCGCAAGAGAGCACGGAGCAAAGTACTTGGCGCATGGCGCAACTGGCAAGGGCAACGATCAAGTGCGCTTTGAGCTCTCTGCTTATGCGCTGCAGCCAGATCTCAAGGTAAGTAATTTGCTTCGTTGCCTCTTGCCTGAAGTTCCTTTGACCAGAAGTTTATGTGACTTGTAGATTATTGCACCTTGGCGCGATTTGGAATTTTGTCGACGCTTTCAAGGTCGTCTGGATCTTATTACCTATGCAAAAGCTCATGACATTGAGGTGACAGCGAAGCCATCCACACCCTGGAGCACTGACGCCAACATACTGCACATAAGCTACGAGTCGGGTGTACTAGAAGATCCCAACACTGTCGCTCCTAGCAGTCTATACGAGCTAACACTGCATCCGCTCACCCAAGCGCCACAGACTTCCACTCTCGTGTGCATCCATTTTGAACACGGTCTGCCAACGACCGTCAAGGATGTGGCAAGTGGGCGAGAGTACAATACTCCACTGGATATGCTCACATTTCTAAATGAGCTGGGCGGAAAATATGGCATTGGAAGGATTGATATTGTCGAGAATCGATATGTAGGACTGAAATCTCGCGGTGTCTACGAGACTCCCGGTGGCACAATTCTCTACGCCGCGCATCAAGACCTGGAGGTATTTTCTCTAGATCGTGAAGTACTGCGCACAAAGCAACTATTACGCGATCGCATGTCTGACTATGTGTACAATGGCTTCTGGTTCAGTCCAGAGGCGCTCTACGTGCGACGCTGCATTGAGTTGGCCGAGGAGCAGGTCACTGGTCAGGTGACCGTTGAGTTATCGCCCGGATACTGTCGTGCCATTGCTCGCAAAGCCAACGATTCAGCGGGTGCGCTCTACAACAAGCAACTGGTCTCCATGGATGAACATGGTGGCTATGTGCCACAGGATGCTGGAGGATTCATAGCCATCAATGCAGTGCGCATCCGCGAGCACGTGCGTGCCTTCGGAGCCTACCCCACGGACAAGTAGCTggtaattaaattacttaataaatgcattattcAGTTATGCTACCtctattttctattctattttcaCTCACAACTCAATTGAATACCCACTATGAAGACACACGAGCAATCATAATTCTCTTGAAGATTATTGCGAATTTCATTTTCAGAGGCTCCCACAATGAAATAATCACGGGTGAATTTATACGATTcgatgtatttttttggtagaaataaaaatcacttGAGAGAATCCAATTCGTATTAAACATACATCCTCGTATACAAATGTGTATGCGCATATGCCAATAAAGCAGCAAATTACCATGGCTCGATTTCCCAACTGCATTAATCATATTTCCGTAGTTgcgcaaaacgaaaaaagaaaaaccaacgGAATAATAAGAAGTGGGGGAGGATGCGGAGCAGCAGTAGAACAACGAGTTAGAAGCTCAGATTGCTGAAGTAAAACAATAGATTTTGCTTTGGGGGAGCATTTCGCTTATTTGCACCAGCAAATAAATGCTAACACTAATATTATTACGACAAATAAAGCCAAACGAATCGAAACTCGAGAATCACATTCAACTGTTCGCATGTTGTTGGTGGTGATGTGaatgtatttgttatatacaAATAAGATTTTTGTGAGTTAGATGGATATTGTACTCGCATAAGCCCAAggaaatacaccaaatattgAGTCAAGTGCTCACAGCGAAGTTTCAATTCCCTCTGGAGATGACCAGGCAAAAAGTactgaaataaatgtaaataagaGCGAGCAATAAATCAGAGCTTTAAAAAGATTCTGCAATGCTGAGGAtctaaattaaacttaaagcGGATACCGTTTAGCTTTGGCCATTGCGATACCATTCACAGTGCTGTACTTTGTTTGTATTCTCTACTCTGATGAGCTTTCAAAACTAGTTGAATTAGCTCGCTCAAAGGGCGTTGTAGGGTTTTGTATTCAAAGTGTTTCAGTGTTGTAAACACGAATATTGTGTGGGTGCATACTCATAGAGACAGTCGGGCCTCTAATACTCAGTGTTTGGTCACTGGACCCAGACATCTATCCATCAGTTTCATGACAACGTCAtgaatttcttgtttttccttttgttgttggtgttgtcgttgttgtcgatgtcgttgatgttgttggcTTCGGTTTTTGGCCAACGATGGAACACGATCAGACATCGTTGACATTTTAACTTTGTGTTAAACGGCGAAACATTGTGCAAAAAAATTCGAGAGGAAAAGCATactataaaaaagaaatataaaaggCTTCTGATACATATGTAGGGAGGAAGCGAACGCAAAAGCGAAGGCAAGCTGCCTGGCCCCGCATAAATGTTGAAAAAGTTAAGCGCCCGGTTTTGCGGGATTATTTGCCAGTTTCAAAGGATGTCGTCAGCCTTTGCCCGAAATGCTTGCCGCTCTCATTCTATGAGTATGTCTGTGCCTCCTCGTGGCGGAAGTGCAACTTTTGCAGCTTTCTAGATTTTTTCCCATTGCCTTCACAGCCTTTTGTATATGCGCTTaacttttattgaatttgctaAATTGAATCATTGGTTAACTTTGTTAAAGTATAATGCATAATTAGCGAACATCGCTTTGGAGAAGGCAACAAAGTGGCTGCATAAATC
Coding sequences:
- the LOC133837865 gene encoding terminal uridylyltransferase Tailor-like yields the protein MNLQYDINCSGDLAYCKNKLVKYIFDLQPIARYMVIYLRDWTNKHNLSGSFRSHIIVKMVIYFLQVAKFLPGIQHFLKNQLITSKDCDVDFIELKLSSFNMSKIIVNETETRKILTKFFQYYSNFSFSYYTNCPYLGFEVSTSSLSTKMPKSFTNPYFYRDAIVAQDMFYLNYNKAKPMKPCSVEHFKAACRKSIV
- the LOC133838083 gene encoding argininosuccinate synthase, encoding MVVEKVVLAYSGGLDTSCILKWLLEQQYEVICVMADVGQKEDFEAARQKALKIGAKQVVVADVKQSFVQHYIWPAIQMGLIYEERYLLGTSLARPCISVALVEAAREHGAKYLAHGATGKGNDQVRFELSAYALQPDLKIIAPWRDLEFCRRFQGRLDLITYAKAHDIEVTAKPSTPWSTDANILHISYESGVLEDPNTVAPSSLYELTLHPLTQAPQTSTLVCIHFEHGLPTTVKDVASGREYNTPLDMLTFLNELGGKYGIGRIDIVENRYVGLKSRGVYETPGGTILYAAHQDLEVFSLDREVLRTKQLLRDRMSDYVYNGFWFSPEALYVRRCIELAEEQVTGQVTVELSPGYCRAIARKANDSAGALYNKQLVSMDEHGGYVPQDAGGFIAINAVRIREHVRAFGAYPTDK